TGCGGATTTCACCGCAGCGATCCACAGCGATGGGGAGAACGCCGAAGCCTTCTATCGCCGCGGTCTGGCCTATTGGCGGCAAGGGCAGCAGGACCTGGCGATTTCGGACTTCCGGGCTGCTCGGAGGTTGAACCCTCACGTCGGGCTGTATCCGCTAGGCCGTGCTCTGGAGGGAATGACCGAGGAGGAACGGGAACGCATCTTGACGGAGGCGACGGAGACCCTTCAGCGTCATCCCGATAATGCGGCAGCGTATTACCGGCGCGGCCTGGTACGGTTTTCTCAGGGAGACTACGGCGGTGCGATCGAGGACCTCACCGCAGCGATTGAGCGGAACCCGCGGTATACCGAGGCGTACTACGCTCGCGGCCGAGCTTATTTGCTGACCAAGGAGTGGGACCGCGCGATTGCCGACTTCACCGTCCTGATCGGGGACTATGACGATTTTACGCTCCCAACGCTGCATGTTCCCGGCGGGGCGGAGTTCTATTACCTTCGAGGATTCGCCCGGTGTCAGAAAGGCGAGATGGAAGGGGCGATGGCGGATTTGAACCAGGCGCTGGAGCTGCATCCGGGGTATGCCGAGGCGTATGAGGCCCGCGGCACGGTGCGGCAAGCCCGGGGGCAGGAAGCCGAAGCGCAGGCGGACTTCAGGATGGCCCGCAGATTGGAGGCGGACGAGACGCAGCACTGAGACCGCCGGCGTGGAGGGGAGAGGGACCGGCTCAGCGGAGCGAGGACCGATGCAGCAGAATCACGGCGTGCCAGGGCCAGCCTGAGATCGTGGAGTTTCTGCGTGTGGCCTCTTCGCCTCCGTTACCAGCCTCGAGTGTCGGGTGCCAGTGTCAAGTGTCATCGGCCTGGCTTTTTCCTGTCGCGGGGGTGTCGGGTGTGGATTGTCAAGTGTCATTATCCTGTCCCTGACAGCAGGGGTGGAAGGGCATCACGGACTTGACAGCCTGAGGCTCAGAACGAGGCGGTGGGCAGGAGCTGGGGGGCGAACGCCGGCGGGTTCCAGGCGTGGAGGTATTTTTCCAGCACGGGGAACTGGGAGGCCTGCGCCTGGAGGAACTGACTGGCCTGGAGATGGAGGAGGCGTTCCTGCTCCGGGGTGATCTCGCCGGTCAGCACGCGGGTGCGCAGGAAGATGAAGTAGGTATCCAGGGTGTCGCAGAGGCAGTAGTCGTTGATGTCCTGGAGCCGCCCTTGGGTGTAGAGCTGGTAGACCTGGTCGCCGGTGATGTCCATTTTGCCGGGCAGGCCGAGGAGGCGGGCGAGCAGGTGCAGCCCTCCGGCGAGGGGATAGGCGCGGCGGTTGGTGAGCCAGTCGAGCAGGTCGAAGATGGAGGTGCGGTAGCGGTCGCGGTCGAGCAGGTGCTGGGCCAGGGAGAAGCCGAAGCGGAAGGCGGCCAACTCCAGAAGCGGAATGTCAAATCCCAGGCCGTTGAAGGTGACGAGGCGGGGCATCTGATAGGGCGGCACGCCGCTTTGCGGGTCGCGCAAGCGCTGGTAGCCGCGCCAGAATTGGCGGGTGATCTCGCGGGGGCGGAAGAGGGGGGCGTCCAGTTGCGTCAAGGATTGCAGGGAGAAGTCCTGGGCGACGCGGGCGATGCACACCGCCACGGGCAGATGGAACGACACCGGGAGGAAATCGGACTTGCCCTGCTCGCGGGCCTCCTGCTGTGCCCGGAGGATGGCCTCGTGGGGGTCCAGGTTTTCGCCGGGATAGCGGACCTCGGCCAGAAGCTGACCGTCGGGAATGCTCTCGGTGTCGAGCACGAGATAAGCCGTTCGGCTGCCGCCCTCCTCCCCGGCCGTGGTTTCCGCCGCTTCCGCTGAAGGTCCGATCATCGCTTTCCTCTCCGCTGGGGTGCTGGCCCCGACTCGCTTGGCCGGACCCGTCGCACCTGTCGCCGCCTGGTTTCTTCTGTTCGTCCGGCTCTTGGCCTTTTTCCGACCCGCGGCCGTTTTCTGTTCCGCGCCTGACGCCTTCGCTGCCTCTCCTTCAAAGGTTGAGTATCTTCTCGGAAGGCAGAGCACCCTCCCGGAAGGCAGAGCACCCCTGCCTGAACTATCGACCGCTAGAGAAGCGAAGTCAAGGTCGGTAGGAAGGGATCGTTCCGGCACCCTGGATCTGGAGTGCCAATTGTTCCTCAAATGCCGCCTGCGGAAACTGCACAACCACGGGGGAACGTTGATCGACCTCCCTTCCCCAGCAGGTGGTGTGAACGGGGGATCAGCAGGCCGGAGATGGCGGGACTCACGCCGGCCCGCTTCCGTCTCCTTCCGCAAGCGCCGGTGTTTTCTGGTAAGAAGCCTCTGTTATGAAGAAGATGTTTCATCTGTATAGATTCATCTTGAGATCGTAGTCCATTGTGTTGGATCTCTCAATATGATATGTTATTGAAGGTATATGAAAGACGACGAGCAATCGCGTCTATCTATGGAACTCTTGTTCACAATCTAACGGCAAGTCAAGCTAGTTGGTTGGCCTCGTTCTCGTGGGGGGTGCTGGAGAGACCGGGTGGCAGGGAGCGGCACACTTCGACGGGCCAGGGAAAAGACAAGCCGCTGACACCGGATAGCACCCGCCGCAGCGACTTATGACTTGCCCTCATCAGTCGAATCTATAGGAGAACGTTGTCGCCGAGCTATCGATTGTACTACCCGGCCAATCGGACTACGAGCGACGGAGTGGGTCTTGTCCCCCCTGGGGGAGTGGGGCTGTCTCCGACGGCGGGAGGGGGCGATCGGCTGCGGCAGGAGGAACGAGCAGCGGGGAAAGGTGATCGGTGGCAGGCAAATGTCACCGGCGACGGGCCGCTTTGGTCTGATTTATCTTTGTAGGAAGCGACGGAGTGGAGAGGCGAATTTGAGCTTCCAACGTCCTGCGGCATCAGGGGCTGGCCCTCACCCCTTTTTCCCCTCTCCCGAAGCTTCGGGAGAGGGGATGACTTCCCATGCCTTTCGGCAGCCCGACATGGCAAACATCAGTGAATGGTCAAGCGGCCAATAGCGACCCGTGTGACATCCTGGGGGTGAATGAACCATTTGCTATTCGCCGTCTCACGGAAGTGACAGGTCACTGTCTCGAAGTGTCCGCTCGTGCCGCTGGGCCTTTCGCCATTCGCTGCTTCCCGCCATTTACCATTCGCCGCTTCCTGCCGCTCCCTAGCGGTCGCGGCTCGCTGTCTTTCGCCCTTCGCTATTCGCTGTTTTCCACCGCTCGCCGCTCGCCTGAAAGTTTCCCGCGCCTTGCGGCATCAGGGGCTGGCCCTCACCCCTTTTTCCCCTCTCCCGAAGCTTCGGGAGAGGGGATGACTTCCCACGCCTTTCGGCATCACTGCATGTTTAAGCGCTTGAGGAAGTTGTGACCGCGACGTTGACGCTGTTTCAAACGCCTTTCGGCATCACTGCATGTTTAAGAGTCCAGGAAGGAATCATGGTCGCGTCCAGGTTAATGTTTCAAACGCCTTTCGGCATCACTGCATGTTTAAGTATGAGTGCGCCACCCTTGCGCGTGTGAGCGACTATGTTTCAAACGCCTTTCGGCATCACTGCATGTTTAAGAAAAGTTTTGCCGCAGAGGTGATTGCGATCAATCGGTTTCAAACGCCTTTCGGCATCACTGCATGTTTAAGCGTCCGACTCTAACCCGAAGAAAACGATACCCCTGTTTCAAACGCCTTTCGGCATCACTGCATGTGAAAGCTCGCGATGCGCGAGATAGTACTCGTTGATTCGCTGTTTCAAACGCCTTTCGGCATCACTGCATGTGAAAGTCGCCCGATAAAACGAGCCAGCCGCTCGCATCCACGCGTTTCAAACGCCTTTCGGCATCACTGCATGTGAAAGTTGGCTCTAGCCTAACGACTGCTGCCTTCTCATCGAGTTTCAAACGCCTTTCGGCATCACTGCATGTGAAAGAGCGGCCTCATTCCG
This region of Thermogemmata fonticola genomic DNA includes:
- a CDS encoding tetratricopeptide repeat protein produces the protein ADFTAAIHSDGENAEAFYRRGLAYWRQGQQDLAISDFRAARRLNPHVGLYPLGRALEGMTEEERERILTEATETLQRHPDNAAAYYRRGLVRFSQGDYGGAIEDLTAAIERNPRYTEAYYARGRAYLLTKEWDRAIADFTVLIGDYDDFTLPTLHVPGGAEFYYLRGFARCQKGEMEGAMADLNQALELHPGYAEAYEARGTVRQARGQEAEAQADFRMARRLEADETQH
- a CDS encoding ribonuclease H-like domain-containing protein, with amino-acid sequence MIGPSAEAAETTAGEEGGSRTAYLVLDTESIPDGQLLAEVRYPGENLDPHEAILRAQQEAREQGKSDFLPVSFHLPVAVCIARVAQDFSLQSLTQLDAPLFRPREITRQFWRGYQRLRDPQSGVPPYQMPRLVTFNGLGFDIPLLELAAFRFGFSLAQHLLDRDRYRTSIFDLLDWLTNRRAYPLAGGLHLLARLLGLPGKMDITGDQVYQLYTQGRLQDINDYCLCDTLDTYFIFLRTRVLTGEITPEQERLLHLQASQFLQAQASQFPVLEKYLHAWNPPAFAPQLLPTASF